The genomic stretch CCTTCATCACCACCTGGCCGCGGGCGGTCTCGACCCGGACCTTGTCGCCGGGGCGGACGCCCAGCTCGCGCGCCAGCTCCAGGCTCATCTCGACGAAGGGCTCCGGCATGATCTCGTTCAGCCACGGGATGTTGCGGGTGATGCCGCCGGAGAGCCAGTGCTCGGTCAGCTGGCCGGTGGTCAACACCACCGGGTAGCGGTCGGGCTTCCCCACCGGCTGCCCGCTCTTCAGCCGCGGATAGATCACCACCGGGTTGACCGGGACGTCCGGGTGGAGCGGGTTGGGGACCGGGCTCTCCACCGGCTCGTAGAACTCCGGGAAGGGCCCGTCGGCCAGGACGGTGGAGACGTCCCGGGGCGGATCGCCCGGTTTGGCGCCGGGATCGGCGTAGGTCGGGGCCATCAGCCGGGCCGCGCCCTCGGCGTTCATGCGGAAGGCCTTCCTCCCGCCGGCCGAATCCGGCGCGTCGGTGGCCGCAGTCACGTCGGGCACGTCGTAGCCCGCCCACTTGCCGGCCGCGGCGTCCCACCAGACGAGCGGCAGATCCGGCCGCCGCGGGCTTCCGTCCGGCCGGGCGGAGGCGCGGTTGTAGAGGACGCGCATGTTGCCCGGCCAGCTCCAGGCCCAATGCGGGTAGTAGTGGAGGCCGCCCGGGTCGTAGCTCCGGTCGCGCCGCTTGGTCAGGTTCTCGCCGCCGGCGTAGAGGCCGGCGTACATCCAGTTGCCCGAGGAGGTGGAACCGTCGGCCTGGAGCTCCGCGATCCCCTTCACCGGGCTCCCGTCGGCGTGGTAGCCGTTGATCTCGCGCAGCACCTGGTCGTAGATCGAACCCGGGTCGTAGTTCCAGGCCGCCTTCAGGATCGTTTCGTCCTTGGGGTCGCTGCTGCCGGCGTAGAGGTCGCGCACGCGGCGGAAGACGGCGTCGATGATCTCGGCGTCGGTCTTCGCCTGGCCGACCGGCGGGACGGCGCGGTAGCGCCACTGCACCCAGCGGCTGGAGTTGGTGACCGTCCCCTCTTTCTCCAGGAAGGAGGCGGCGGGCAGCAGGATCACCTCGGTCGGGATCGTCTTCGGGTCGACGCCCGGCCGCTTCCAGAAGGAAGCGGTCTCCGTCTCGAAGAGATCCGTCACCACCAGCAACTCCACCTTCTCCAGCGCCCGCCGGGTCAAGTTGACGTTGGCGTTGGAGACCGCCGGGTTCTGCCCCATGATCCAGAGGAACTTCAGATCGCCGCGCAGCGCCGCCTCGAACATGTGGTAGCTCGAGTAGGGCTTCTGCCCCTTGGGCAGCCAGCCGAAGCCGAAATCGTTCTCCGGTGTCGCGTTGGAGCCGAACCAGGCCTTCAGCAGGTTGACCAGGAACTTCCCCCGGAAGGAGCCGTTGTGCTCGAACCAGGCCTTCAGGTCCTTGTCGGCGGGCGCCGGCGGCTTGAGGTAGCCGGGCAGGTAGTTGAAGGCGACGGCCATGTCGGTGGCGCCCTGCACGTTGGTCTCGCCGCGGAGCGCGTTCACCCCGCCGCCCGGCACGCCGATGTTCCCCAGGAGCATCTGCAGGATGGCGTAGGCGCGGATGTTCTGGACGCCGGTGGTGTGCTGCGTGATGCCGAGTGCGTAGAGGATGGTGCCCGGCCGGCGGCTGGCGAAGGTGCGGGCGATCTCCTCGATCTTCGAGGCGGGGATGCCCGTGATCCGCTGGGCCGTCTGCAGGTCGTAGCGGCGGAAGTGCTGCCGGAGGGCGGCGAAGACGGTCCCCTCCGCCTCCAGGCTGTCGGCGACAAGCGGCTTCCCGTCGGGACCGAGCCGGTAGGCCCACTTGGTCGCGTCGTACTTGTGCGTCTCGGGGTTGAAGCCGGCGAAGAGGCCGTCCGAGAAGCCATACTCCGGGTTGACCAGGTAGCGCGCGTTCGTGTAGGCGCTGACGTACTCCTCGTCGTAGAGCCGGTTCTCCAGCACGTAGCGGATGATGGCGCCGATGAAGGCGATGTCCGTCCCTGGCCGGATCTGGGCGTGGAGGTCGGCGATGGTCGACGTGCGCGTGAAGCGCGGGTCGACGTGGATGACCACCGCGCCGTTGGCCTTGGCCTTCATGATGTGGTGCATGGAGAGCGGATGGTTCTCGGCCGCGTTGGACCCCTCGATGAGGATCACCTGCGCGTGCTCGAGATCCGGCCAGTTGTTGGTCATCGCTCCCCTGCCGAACGAGGCTCCCAGACCGGGAACCGTGGGGGAGTGTCAGAGGCGCGCTTGGTGGTCGATGTAGACGGCGCCCAGGAGCCGCGCCATCTTAACCCAGAGGTACGCCTCCTCGTTGGTGACCAGGGCGGTGCCGAAGAAGCCCATGGCCTCGTTCCGGTTGACGGTGTAGACCTGCCCGTCGAGCGTCTCCTGGCGGATCCAGTACTGCTCGCGGACCTCGTGGATCTTCCAGGCGATGCGGTCGAAGGCGTCCTCCCAGGAGATGGGCTCCCAGCGGTCGGAGCCGGGCGCCCGCCGGAGCGGCCGGGTGAGCCGCCGGGGCGAGTTGGGGATGACCGAGAGCGACGAGCCCTTGCTGCAGAGGCCGCCGTCGTTGTTGGGGTGCTCCGGGTCGCCCTCGATGTGGATCACCTTTCCGTCGCGGACGTAGGCGACCAGG from Bacillota bacterium encodes the following:
- the fdnG gene encoding formate dehydrogenase-N subunit alpha, with translation MEITRREFLKGATWTGVGLALAQLGFDPRPVQAAAAELRTVGAREVWSTCTYCSVGCGLVAYVRDGKVIHIEGDPEHPNNDGGLCSKGSSLSVIPNSPRRLTRPLRRAPGSDRWEPISWEDAFDRIAWKIHEVREQYWIRQETLDGQVYTVNRNEAMGFFGTALVTNEEAYLWVKMARLLGAVYIDHQARLUHSPTVPGLGASFGRGAMTNNWPDLEHAQVILIEGSNAAENHPLSMHHIMKAKANGAVVIHVDPRFTRTSTIADLHAQIRPGTDIAFIGAIIRYVLENRLYDEEYVSAYTNARYLVNPEYGFSDGLFAGFNPETHKYDATKWAYRLGPDGKPLVADSLEAEGTVFAALRQHFRRYDLQTAQRITGIPASKIEEIARTFASRRPGTILYALGITQHTTGVQNIRAYAILQMLLGNIGVPGGGVNALRGETNVQGATDMAVAFNYLPGYLKPPAPADKDLKAWFEHNGSFRGKFLVNLLKAWFGSNATPENDFGFGWLPKGQKPYSSYHMFEAALRGDLKFLWIMGQNPAVSNANVNLTRRALEKVELLVVTDLFETETASFWKRPGVDPKTIPTEVILLPAASFLEKEGTVTNSSRWVQWRYRAVPPVGQAKTDAEIIDAVFRRVRDLYAGSSDPKDETILKAAWNYDPGSIYDQVLREINGYHADGSPVKGIAELQADGSTSSGNWMYAGLYAGGENLTKRRDRSYDPGGLHYYPHWAWSWPGNMRVLYNRASARPDGSPRRPDLPLVWWDAAAGKWAGYDVPDVTAATDAPDSAGGRKAFRMNAEGAARLMAPTYADPGAKPGDPPRDVSTVLADGPFPEFYEPVESPVPNPLHPDVPVNPVVIYPRLKSGQPVGKPDRYPVVLTTGQLTEHWLSGGITRNIPWLNEIMPEPFVEMSLELARELGVRPGDKVRVETARGQVVMKALPTARIRPLQVDGRTVQVVWMPPHWGYAGLDHGPSANEVTIDALDPNASIQETKACLCRVEKV